The following is a genomic window from Crossiella equi.
CCGTGCCGCGGCCACGTTGAGCGACCCGGGCGTAGAGGCGCCGACCGTGGCCTGACCTGGGCATAAAAGGAGCCCCGGTACCGCGGGGGCAACGCGGTACCGGGGCTGCGCACCCATCCCGGTCGGGCGCGGTCGATCGGGATGGGGGATCTGGGGGTGCGGGACCCGGGGATCTCGCCACGACCGTCGGCGCGACCTGCGAGAACGCAGTCGCTGCGACAACGGGGGCGGATCACTGGGACACGCGGGGTGGAACTGGGGGAAAGGGTGCGGCAGAAGGCCGCGGGAGCACGCCACGCAGACCGGTGGCGTGGTGCTGAGCGTCGCTCAGTCGGGTGAGGTGGGCGGCAGGCCCGGGGTGTTGTGCGTGGAGCCCGCGTTGCGCGGGTGCTCCACCGTCACCAGGCTCGGCTTCGGCAGCTGCGGCAGCCCGGTGGTGACCATGGCGGTGGCGCCGCGGGCGCCGCCGTTGTCGCTGATGGAGCCACTGCCGCCGGTGGAGGCGTTGTTGCCCGGCGCGGACGGCGTGGGGTGGCGCGGTTCGTGGGTCGGCAGGTCGACGTCGCGGTCGACGCCACGGTCAGGCGCCGGCGGTTCCACGAGCTGTGGGACCGCGGTCCTGACCGTGGCGACCGGCCGAGCGGGAGGACCGGGCGCGATCTCCGGTTCCGGCTCGACGACGGGGGCCGGTGCGGGAGCGGGCAGCTCGACCGCGGGTGGCGGGGCGGGCGCGGGTGGCGGGACCGGGCGCACGGCGCTGGCCGACCCGCCCGTGCTGCGGCGGGTGGCGCGGTTGACCGTGGTGCTGCCGCCGGTGCTGTCCGGGCTGGGGGTGAGGACCTCGTCCGGCTCGGTGGTGCGGGTCCCGTCCTCGTCCGCGTCCTCGGTGACCAGTGTGGTGAGGGTGCTGACCGGCTCGCGGCCGAGCTTGGCGAGCGTGCGCTCCTTGATGCGTTCGCCCAGGTCATCGGCCTGTGTGACGGATCCCGTCGCGCTCGACGGGCTCAGGAGGTCGGTGGGGGCGGGCGCCTCGTCGGCGTGGGCGACAGCGGCTCCGGCCAGCCAGGCAACCGCAGCCAGGCCACCGGCAGCGGCCAGCCGGAGGGAGGCAACGCGCAGCCTCTCTCCCCAGCTGCGCACCACCCCGGCGCTGGTCACCGTCACCACCACCTACCGATCACCGGACGACGTGCGGAAGACATACATGGAGAGTGCGTCAACCATGGTTGGCCCGTTTGGCCTCTTACGCGAGCGTACTGGCTGGTTAGCACCCGGAAGTGGGTCGTGTTGCTCCAGATGGGCACAAACGATCACCCTCTGTGGACAGTCCCGGTGGGGTCCTTCGCTCGGGTGACGAGCCCCCACCATCGGGCGTCTTACGGATCCGTCCGGTTCTGGTTCTCCCTCCAAGCCCGCGAGCAGCATCCGCCGCGAGGGGAGAACGCACGATGCACAGTTGGACGGAACTGGTCGACCGCTACGCCGGGCTGGTGTGGGCGGTCGCCCGCTCGCACAGCCTGACCGGCCACGAGGCCGCCGACGTCAGCCAGACCACCTGGCTGCGCCTGGCCGAGCACCACCACCGCCTGCACCGGCCGGAGCGCGTGCAGGCCTGGCTGGTCACCACCGCGCGCCGGGAGTCGTTGCGCGTGCTCGCATCCCGCCGCCGCGAGCGCGCCACCGACCACACCGACCTGGCCCGCATGCGACGGGGTGTGGACCGCGACACCGCCGACCTCGTGGTCGACGCCGACGCGGCCACCCGCCTGTGGCGCGCGTTCGCCCAGCTGCCGCTGCGCTGCCGCCAGCTGCTGTGGATCGCCGCGTACGCGCCGGACCTGCGCTACGCCGAGGTGGCCGGGCTGTTGGACATGGCCGTGGGCAGCATCGGCCCGACCCGGGGCCGCTGCCTGGCCGCGCTGCGCCGTCGGCTGGGCAGCGAGCTGGAGGTGGCGGGATGAGCGAGGACCGCCTGTTCCAGGACCTGAGCACGCTGATCGACACGAACGACCCGGTCCCGCCGGAGCTCCGCGAGCGGGCCAAGGCGATCCGCCCGACCGGCGAACCCGTCCTGCTGCGCGAGCACGACGCCGCCGACGGCAGGCGCGCGGGCGAGGACGTGGTCCTGTTGCGCGCCTTCGGGGTCACGCTCCGCCTGGAGCTGGGCGAGGAGTTCACCGGTGTGGTCACGGGTGCGGCGGGCCGGATCGAGGTCCGCACGCCGGACGGCTCCCGCTTCGCCGAGATCGGCGCGGACGGCCGGTTCACGGTCCCGGACGTCCCGCGCGGCCCGGTGAGCCCGAGGGTGCACGGCGAGGCCTTGCTGGTGGGGGAGTGGTTCACGTGGTGACGCTGGCCGAACGGGCGACCGGGTCCCCGAGAACCGTGCTGCGCCAGGCTTTCCAGGATCTTCCGACGGCCCGGGGCGACGACCGCGCCCGCCGCCGCCTGGCCGCCTGCCTGGCACACGTGGAACTGGGCGAACCGATCCCGGCCCACCGCCAGGCCCGCCTGGCCCTGGCCGGGGCCGTGGATCCCGTGCTGCGGGCGGAGATCCGGCTGGCGAGGGCCTGGCTGGCGGTGGAGACGGGCCGTCCGCGTGCGGCACTGTCCGAACTGGACGAAGCCACTCCGCTGACGGGACTGGCCCGGACCAAGGCGGACTTCCTGCGCGCGGCAGCCAACTACGCCCTCCGCGAACCACTGGACCTGGGCCGCGCGGTCACCGAACTGGCGCCGGAACCCCGCTGGCAGGCCAACGCCCTGATCATCCGAGGCGCCGACGCCTGCCACCGGGGCCGCCCGGCGGAGGGCAGCGCGGACTTCGCCAGGGCGGCCGAACTCCTGACCGAGATCGGCCTCCCGGACCGGGCGGCGGTCTGTCTGCACAACCAGGGCTTCGCCCAGCTGCGCATGGGCAACCGCCGGGCGGCCCTGGCCCTGTTCGACCGCGCGGCGGTGGACCCGCACCAGCACCCGGAGGTGCTGCTGGACCGCGCGGAGGCACTGGCCGATGCCGGGGCGGCCCTGGCGGCGTTGCGGCGGGCGGAGTCCCTGCTGACGGCGCTGGGCCGGGAGCGGAAGCTGGTCGAGGCGAAGATCCGCATCGCCCAGCACCTGCTCGGGAGCGGGGATTTCGCGGGGGCGGAGCAGGCGGCCGGGGAAGCCCGGCGGCTGTTGCGGGCCCAGCGGCGGCCTGCTTGGGCGGTGCTGGCTCAGGTGGTTGAGCTTCGGGCCCGGGTTCGGGACGGGCGGGAGCTGGTTGGGCCGGGGTGGGACCAGAGTGCCGCGCAGGTGCGGGAGTGGCCCGAGATCCCGGTTCAGCCGGTGGGACCGGCCCTGCCCCGGGCGCTACGCCCCCGTGAGCTGGCGCGAGTGGCCGACCGGTGTGCCGCGCTCGGCTGGCCCGCCGAAGCCGACGAGCTCCGCCTGGCCGCGGGCCGGGTGGCCAGTGCCCTCGGTGATCCCTTCGCCGAGGAGCTGCTGGCCCGGGTCCGCACCCCCGCTGTCCGCTGGCGGGCCCAAGCAGAGCTCGCCAGCGGCCCGGCCGCACAGCGGATCTGCCGCCGCGGCCTCCGGGAGCGGCGTGACCCGGAGCTGCTCGCCATCGGCCTGCGCGAAGCGCTCCGGGGCGGTGAGGCCCGAGCCGTGGCCGAGTGGGTCCGGCGTGGCCGGGGCAGCTCGACGCCCGGGCTGGAGTACTTCCTCTTCCAGGACTGGCTGTGGCTGGCCTGGTCGGGGCGGGTGTGGCGGTTGGTGCCGGCGGCCGTGTTGTCGCAGGAGCTGGCGGTGTTGCGCCTGAGCGGGCAGGGGCTGGACCGGATCCAGGAGCTCCTGCTCCCGGAGATTCCCGAAGGACCCGTCGAGGTGGTGCCCTGCCGAGAAGTCACCGCCGTGCCCTGGGGTGCCTTGCCCGGGTTGGCGGGCCGGGAGATCCGGGTCCGCACCCCCGGCTGGCGGCCCGGTGTCCGGCGGGACGCGCCGCCGCTGTGGGTTGCCGGACCCGGGCTTCCTGGAGCCGAGGCCGAGGTGCGAGGACTGCATGCCGAGTTCGGGGGCACGTTGCTCGTCGGGGCCACCGTGGGCGCGGTGCTGCGGGCCGTCGCGCGGGCCGGGACCGTGCACATCGCCGCGCACGGGCGGCACTACGCCGGTGGGGTCGAGCTGGCAGACGGGGTGTTGGCCCTGGCCGAGGTGTTCGGGCGGGCCGGTGGGGTGGTGGTGCTCGCCGCGTGTGGAGCCGGGCGCGGGGTGTGGGAGGGGGCCGGGACCGTGGTGGCCCCCGTGCTGGACCTGCCCGATGCCGGGGTGCCGTTCGCGGGGTTCCACCGGGGTCTTGCCCGGGGCCGGGCCCCCGCCGCGTTGGTCGGGCGGGGGCTCGGGCAGTGGGGGTTCGTGTGTCAGGAACCGAGCTTGGCCAGGCGGAGCAGGGCTTCGTCCAGGACCTCGTCGCGCTTGCAGTAGGCGAAGCGGACCAGGTGCCTGGCCGTGGCCGGGTCGTCGCAGAAGACCTGGACCGGGATGGCCGCCACGCCGATGCGCTCCGGCAGTTCGCGGCACAGGTCGAAGCCGTCGGTGAAGCCCAGCGGGCGGACGTCGGCGCAGACGAAGTAGGTGCCCTCACTGGGCAGCACGCCGAAGCCCGCCTCGGCCAGGCCCTCGGCCAGGCGGTCGCGCTTGCGTTCCAGGGACTGGCGCAGCTGTTCCACCCAGGGCAGCTCGTGGCGGAGTGCGTGGGCCACGGCGGGCTGGAACGGGGCGCCGCCGACGAAGGTGAGGAACTGCTTGGCCGCGCGCACGGCCGCCACCAGGTCCTTGTGGCCGCACACCCAGCCGATCTTCCAGCCGGTCGCGTTGAAGGTCTTGCCCGAGCTGGAGATCGTCAGCGTGCGGTCGGCCATGCCCGGCAGGGTGCCGATCGGGCGGTGCTCGCGGCCGTCGTAGAGCAGGTGCTCGTAGACCTCGTCGGAGATCACCAGGAAGTCGTGCTGCTGGGCCAGCGCGGCGATCTCACCCAGCTCGGCATCGGTCAGGACCGTGCC
Proteins encoded in this region:
- a CDS encoding RNA polymerase sigma factor; translated protein: MHSWTELVDRYAGLVWAVARSHSLTGHEAADVSQTTWLRLAEHHHRLHRPERVQAWLVTTARRESLRVLASRRRERATDHTDLARMRRGVDRDTADLVVDADAATRLWRAFAQLPLRCRQLLWIAAYAPDLRYAEVAGLLDMAVGSIGPTRGRCLAALRRRLGSELEVAG
- a CDS encoding pyridoxal phosphate-dependent aminotransferase, with amino-acid sequence MTIPALVSRLQPFTSTIFAEMTALAQRTGAVNLGQGFPDTDGPASMLAAAQQAIADGVNQYPPGPGRPELRQAIAEHRAGQYGQDFDPDTQVLVTVGATEAIAACLIALVEPGDEVVLIEPYYDSYAASVAMAGATRRAVALRPDASGRFALDVEALRAAVGPKTKALLLNTPHNPTGTVLTDAELGEIAALAQQHDFLVISDEVYEHLLYDGREHRPIGTLPGMADRTLTISSSGKTFNATGWKIGWVCGHKDLVAAVRAAKQFLTFVGGAPFQPAVAHALRHELPWVEQLRQSLERKRDRLAEGLAEAGFGVLPSEGTYFVCADVRPLGFTDGFDLCRELPERIGVAAIPVQVFCDDPATARHLVRFAYCKRDEVLDEALLRLAKLGS
- a CDS encoding CHAT domain-containing protein — translated: MVHVVTLAERATGSPRTVLRQAFQDLPTARGDDRARRRLAACLAHVELGEPIPAHRQARLALAGAVDPVLRAEIRLARAWLAVETGRPRAALSELDEATPLTGLARTKADFLRAAANYALREPLDLGRAVTELAPEPRWQANALIIRGADACHRGRPAEGSADFARAAELLTEIGLPDRAAVCLHNQGFAQLRMGNRRAALALFDRAAVDPHQHPEVLLDRAEALADAGAALAALRRAESLLTALGRERKLVEAKIRIAQHLLGSGDFAGAEQAAGEARRLLRAQRRPAWAVLAQVVELRARVRDGRELVGPGWDQSAAQVREWPEIPVQPVGPALPRALRPRELARVADRCAALGWPAEADELRLAAGRVASALGDPFAEELLARVRTPAVRWRAQAELASGPAAQRICRRGLRERRDPELLAIGLREALRGGEARAVAEWVRRGRGSSTPGLEYFLFQDWLWLAWSGRVWRLVPAAVLSQELAVLRLSGQGLDRIQELLLPEIPEGPVEVVPCREVTAVPWGALPGLAGREIRVRTPGWRPGVRRDAPPLWVAGPGLPGAEAEVRGLHAEFGGTLLVGATVGAVLRAVARAGTVHIAAHGRHYAGGVELADGVLALAEVFGRAGGVVVLAACGAGRGVWEGAGTVVAPVLDLPDAGVPFAGFHRGLARGRAPAALVGRGLGQWGFVCQEPSLARRSRASSRTSSRLQ